The following is a genomic window from Nitrospira sp..
AGGTTGCGGCACTGCGAGGGATTCTCCTTCATCGAAGTGATGATCGTTGTGGTGATCCTGGCGATCCTGGCGACGCTCCTGATTCCGCGGGTGATGGGGCGGACGGAAGATGCCAAGCGGGCGGCTACCAAGGCTCAAATCGCCAATATCGAAAGCGCCTTGCAACTCTACAAACTCGACAACGGCAATATGCCTTCCACCGAACAGGGGTTGAAGGCCCTCGTCGAGCGCCCTTCATCAGGACCGGCCGCTCCCAATTGGAAAGCCGGCGGCTACCTCCCCAAGGTGCCCGTCGATCCCTGGGGCAACCCCTACAAATACGCG
Proteins encoded in this region:
- a CDS encoding General secretion pathway protein G — encoded protein: MRLRDDQNPPVSCSAAQPVIRLRLGLDRLRHCEGFSFIEVMIVVVILAILATLLIPRVMGRTEDAKRAATKAQIANIESALQLYKLDNGNMPSTEQGLKALVERPSSGPAAPNWKAGGYLPKVPVDPWGNPYKYATPSAQGGEFEIISFGADGAQGGEGKNADIVSWDLDRN